From Argopecten irradians isolate NY chromosome 12, Ai_NY, whole genome shotgun sequence, one genomic window encodes:
- the LOC138304881 gene encoding growth hormone secretagogue receptor type 1-like, with the protein MENPSTDTSMLSTTGWTVSTSMFAMTSSDNEMRSTQFNGSSSSGSGMWTTTPETRMPIRIMTTTPFPPGLLEKLNDEKALLYLPVIIFVGFLMIVGIIGNMLVIYVYSFKYKSRSSNHFIVSMASFDLLSSLICMPIDIYDVRFHYTFYSVVACKLFRYSQNVTTFGSVIILIEIAFDRYVKICRPLRIVSALKIKIMCAIAGILATILSVPALILFGITRAPTHVTGLFGHDCSVSEEYKDSMFRDIFYKYFIPLLFGVSFMLLAGFYIRIWYEIRRRKDIIIGEKPGSTSQPSNEHPVGGQYIVKRPRYLSSASDDESSVFTNNKRSFKRSLSTSSRKSRLGSISEALSQVKVSRTTKIFIAVTAAFVLSYLPTMVVQVLVSRQKGSTDTLSEEKQLILKLFARSYYINNVINPVIYSFLNVNFRTHCSKLITSTIASCKGSFHRRTSSFRGSFRKVNGSRSDSKSNPTHDFEMNQLK; encoded by the exons ATGGAAAACCCGTCAACAGATACATCCATGCTCTCCACTACTGGATGGACAG TTTCTACAAGTATGTTCGCAATGACGTCATCAGATAATGAGATGCGGAGCACCCAATTTAATGGATCATCGTCTTCCGGAAGTGGTATGTGGACAACTACACCAGAGACTCGGATGCCGATCAGAATCATGACCACCACACCATTTCCACCCGGACTTCTGGAAAAATTGAACGACGAGAAAGCTCTTCTCTATCTACCTGTTATCATATTTGTTGGATTTTTAATGATAGTTGGAATCATTGGCAATATGTTGGTTATTTATGTCTATTCTTTTAAATATAAGAGTCGGTCTTCTAATCATTTCATCGTTTCCATGGCATCGTTTGACCTTTTGTCAAGCCTGATCTGTATGCCCATCGACATCTATGACGTTCGGTTCCATTACACTTTCTACAGTGTTGTAGCTTGTAAGCTCTTCCGATACTCACAGAACGTTACCACATTCGGGTCAGTCATAATCTTGATCGAGATAGCATTTGATCGCTACGTCAAAATTTGCAGACCTCTAAGAATTGTCAGTGCATTGAAGATCAAGATTATGTGCGCTATTGCGGGGATATTGGCCACTATCTTGTCAGTGCCAGCTTTAATCCTGTTTGGAATCACCAGAGCACCGACGCACGTGACAGGACTGTTTGGACATGACTGCTCAGTATCAGAAGAATACAAGGACAGTATGTTTCGTGACATCTTTTATAAGTATTTTATCCCTCTCCTCTTTGGTGTGTCGTTCATGCTTCTTGCTGGATTTTACATTCGTATTTGGTATGAAATCAGACGCAGAAAAGACATTATCATTGGCGAAAAGCCGGGATCAACTAGTCAACCGAGCAATGAACATCCAGTAGGCGGACAGTACATTGTTAAAAGACCCAGATATCTCTCAAGTGCTAGCGATGATGAGTCGAGTGTCTTTACAAACAATAAAAGATCTTTCAAGAGATCTCTGTCTACGTCTTCACGAAAGTCAAGATTAGGAAGCATATCTGAGGCGTTATCACAAGTAAAAGTCTCCAGAACGACAAAGATATTTATCGCAGTTACAGCAGCGTTTGTTCTGAGCTATCTGCCCACAATGGTGGTACAGGTGCTTGTATCCCGTCAAAAAGGGTCGACGGACACGCTTTCCGAAGAGAAACAACTGATTCTGAAACTGTTCGCTCGGTCTTACTACATTAATAATGTCATAAACCCTGTAATCTACAGCTTTCTCAATGTAAATTTCCGTACACATTGCTCGAAACTCATCACATCGACCATCGCCAGTTGTAAAGGATCCTTCCATCGGCGTACAAGTTCGTTCAGGGGATCATTTCGCAAAGTAAATGGTTCCCGGTCTGATTCAAAGAGCAATCCTACACATGACTTTGAAATGAACCAACTGAAGTAA
- the LOC138304884 gene encoding prolactin-releasing peptide receptor-like codes for MSSSEDHLWCGPVNHTVDRNESYEWSLLSNLNDEKAALYLPVIISVAVLMVIGTVGNILVIYVYNWRLKRRSANLFIGTMAIFDLMSCVIAMPVEILDLSNPYMFYSGPICKIFRFSESVTVYGSAIILVLIAFDRYFKICKPLRILPLSRIKLMCVIAGILALLFATPSLVLFGITCSETPVEGLRGYDCSIGEDYKGGPFQRVYFTTLIIIFITAFSCMIGFYIRLWIEIKHRRDTVISDHMSTPKSPAATRKFKVNRSSTSDEESASNATTEMFKKSKRLASIAETPSQIKLSRTTLIFFSVSMVFIVSYLPGIIINIFRAVTPDYHSSLSPREEVMMKLLSRTYLISNTANPFVYSFLNTNFRSQCRKLFSSVVYCCKKTVERETSSVVRRKNKESIQSGSER; via the exons ATGTCAAG CTCAGAGGACCACCTGTGGTGTGGACCTGTCAACCACACGGTAGATAGAAACGAGTCCTATGAATGGTCACTACTCAGCAACCTAAACGACGAGAAGGCAGCCTTGTACCTGCCGGTCATTATATCTGTGGCTGTACTCATGGTTATAGGTACTGTAGGCAACATACTGGTCATCTACGTCTACAACTGGAGGCTGAAGCGACGGTCAGCCAATCTCTTTATCGGTACCATGGCCATATTTGACCTTATGAGTTGTGTGATCGCCATGCCAGTTGAGATACTGGACCTAAGCAatccatatatgttttacagTGGCCCTATCTGTAAAATTTTCAGATTTTCTGAGTCTGTAACTGTGTATGGTTCAGCTATCATTTTGGTGCTCATAGCGTTTGATAGGTACTTTAAGATATGTAAACCATTGAGGATTCTGCCGTTGTCTCGTATCAAGCTGATGTGTGTCATTGCTGGAATTCTAGCTCTGTTATTTGCTACTCCTTCACTGGTGTTGTTTGGCATCACGTGCTCAGAGACACCTGTCGAAGGTCTGCGTGGTTACGACTGTTCAATTGGTGAAGACTATAAGGGTGGACCATTCCAAAGGGTATACTTCACCACGCTGATAATCATATTCATCACAGCGTTTTCGTGTATGATCGGGTTTTATATTAGACTGTGGATAGAAATCAAGCATCGCCGTGATACAGTTATATCTGATCACATGTCAACTCCAAAATCGCCGGCAGCGACCAGGAAGTTCAAGGTCAATCGCAGTAGTACTAGCGACGAGGAGTCTGCTTCCAATGCTACTACAGAAATGTTCAAGAAATCTAAGAGACTGGCGAGTATCGCAGAGACACCATCCCAAATCAAACTGAGTCGTacaacactgatatttttctcAGTTAGTATGGTTTTCATTGTGAGCTATCTCCCAGGGATAATTATCAACATCTTCCGGGCAGTGACGCCAGACTATCATTCGTCCTTGAGCCCACGCGAGGAGGTCATGATGAAGTTATTAAGCAGGACATATTTAATATCTAACACAGCTAACCCTTTTGTATATAGTTTTCTTAATACTAACTTTCGCTCACAGTGCAGAAAATTATTCTCGTCCGTTGTTTATTGTTGTAAAAAGACAGTAGAAAGAGAAACATCTTCTGTGGTAAGACGAAAGAATAAAGAATCAATCCAAAGTGGATCTGAAAGGTGA